One window of the Xiphophorus hellerii strain 12219 chromosome 15, Xiphophorus_hellerii-4.1, whole genome shotgun sequence genome contains the following:
- the matn3a gene encoding matrilin-3a, which yields MKPFPCSFLFCVSLLFSDVAHATYHLKAGDHQLKTAQSYAQTRHNAQPVLRTLNLANHRSDYTYRGRYHYHYLPPRIPPPVVYRPLPLSPPVTYHRPPVPMLPYHHRFNGPAAPHLHHTYRGLSPPVAQPHPQHRVKGPWPYKPKGPCPTMSAPAAAILILPTLPRHTVRPTFPATTEAPVTFIMTTASPVETPALWKQPVSTQSGLITTISPVETETDSPCRSRPLDLVFIIDSSRSVRPAEFEKVRIFLANMADTLDVGSDATRVAVVNYASTVKIEFLLKNHFNKLNLKKAIARIEPLATGTMTGLAIKTAMKEAFTEQSGARPRSGNISKVAIIVTDGRPQDHVEEVSAEARASGVEIYAVGVDRADMQSLQLMASLPLEEHVFYVETYGVIEKLTSKFRETLCGLDPCAMGHDCEHICINSNASFYCKCQIGYILNADKKTCSPKQARAEVVEDPCKCEAMMVFQRQTQATIQQLTAKLADISGRIEHLENMLGRA from the exons ATGAAGCCTTTTCCCTGCAGctttctcttttgtgtttctctgctgttttctgatGTTGCACATGCAACCTACCACCTCAAAGCCGGAGATCACCAGCTGAAAACCGCACAAAGTTATGCTCAGACCAGACACAATGCTCAACCAGTACTCAGGACCCTGAATCTAGCAA ATCACAGAAGTGATTACACGTATAGAGGAAGGTATCACTACCACTACCTGCCACCGAGGATCCCTCCACCGGTAGTGTATCGACCTCTTCCTCTATCTCCACCAGTGACTTACCACAGGCCCCCGGTCCCCATGTTGCCCTATCACCACAGGTTCAATGGGCCAGCAGCACCACACCTGCATCACACATACAGAGGTTTATCTCCACCAGTTGCTCAACCACATCCCCAACACAGAGTCAAAGGCCCATGGCCGTACAAACCAAAAGGTCCATGCCCTACAATgtcagcaccagcagcagctaTTTTAATCCTCCCCACTCTGCCAAGACATACAGTGAGGCCAACTTTCCCTGCAACTACAGAGGCACCAGTGACATTCATCATGACCACTGCGTCACCAGTGGAGACCCCTGCTCTTTGGAAGCAACCGGTCAGTACCCAAAGCGGCCTCATCACCACCATCAGTCCTGTGGAGACAG AGACAGACTCTCCGTGCAGGAGTCGCCCCCTGGACCTGGTCTTCATCATTGACAGCTCTCGCAGTGTTCGTCCTGCTGAGTTTGAGAAGGTCAGAATCTTCCTGGCCAACATGGCGGACACCCTCGATGTGGGCTCAGATGCGACAAGAGTGGCTGTGGTCAACTATGCCAGTACAGTCAAGATAGAGTTCCTGCTCAAGAACCACTTCAACAAACTTAACTTGAAGAAAGCCATCGCCCGAATTGAGCCCCTTGCGACTGGCACCATGACCGGCCTCGCCATCAAGACAGCAATGAAAGAAGCCTTCACCGAGCAGTCTGGAGCTCGACCTCGCTCCGGGAACATCTCCAAGGTGGCCATCATTGTGACTGATGGGAGGCCTCAAGACCATGTGGAAGAAGTGTCCGCTGAGGCCCGGGCCTCAGGCGTAGAGATCTACGCTGTGGGCGTGGACCGTGCAGACATGCAGTCCCTACAGCTGATGGCCAGTCTCCCTCTGGAGGAACACGTCTTCTATGTGGAGACCTACGGCGTTATCGAGAAGCTCACCTCCAAGTTCAGGGAAACCCTGTGCG GTCTGGACCCTTGTGCCATGGGACATGACTGCGAGCACATTTGCATCAACAGCAATGCATCCTTTTACTGCAAGTGCCAGATCGGTTACATCTTGAATGcagacaagaaaacatgttCCCCAAAAC AGGCGAGGGCGGAGGTGGTGGAGGATCCCTGCAAATGCGAGGCCATGATGGTTTTCCAGAGGCAGACGCAGGCAACCATCCAGCAGCTCACAGCCAAGC TAGCTGACATATCCGGGAGAATAGAGCATCTGGAGAACATGTTGGGCCGCGCATAA
- the ttc32 gene encoding tetratricopeptide repeat protein 32 — MTSHPQQPFTFMEDENCQLLENAHSEFNKRNFDKAEELYARFISSCLQSRNCEASKLATSYNNRGQIKYFRVDFYEAMEDYTSAIQTDCQCPIPFYNRGLIRYRLGFFEDAKSDFQQALKLDANFEDAKMSLQQTLLDQQEKLNRGY; from the exons ATGACGTCACATCCTCAACAACCTTTTACCTTTATGGAGGACGAAAATTGTCAGCTACTTGAAAATGCGCATTCTGAGTTTAACAAACGCAATTTTGACAAGGCAGAGGAGTTGTATGCAAGATTTATCTCTTCCTGTTTACAGTCCAG GAACTGTGAAGCCTCCAAACTGGCTACCTCTTACAACAATCGTGGTCAGATAAAGTACTTCCGGGTGGATTTTTATGAAGCAATGGAGGACTACACCTCCGCTATACAGACTGACTGCCAGTGTCCAATCCCTTTCTACAACAGAGGACTCATCCGCTATAGATTAG GATTTTTTGAAGATGCCAAAAGTGACTTCCAACAAGCACTCAAGCTAGATGCTAATTTTGAAGATGCTAAAATGAGCCTGCAACAGACACTTCTGGACCAACAGGAAAAGTTAAACAGAGGATACTGA